The genome window AAAACACGCATATTTGATGTTAAAGGATTTGAACATGCCTGCCGCATCTGGACAATTGTTTTGGAGATCTCGGTGCTGATGGCGCAGTTCCCATCCAAAGAAGTGGCGCAGTTATCATACGATTACCGTACCCTGGGTTTGGGCTTTGCCAACCTTGGCTCGGCGTTAATGGTTAACGGCATCCCCTACGACAGTAAAAAAGCCCGCGCGATCGGCGGTGCCATTACCGCTATTATGACGGGTACCGCTTATGCAACCTCGGCCGAAATGGCAAGGGAGTTGGGCACCTTTAGCCGGTACGAAGATAATAAACAACACATGCTGCGGGTAATGCGCAACCACCGCTATGCCGCCTATAACTCAACCGGGAACTATGAAGGGCTGGAAATTGCCCCTCCGGGAATTGAGCAGGCCGACTGCCCGGATTACCTGTTATCTGCAGCTTGTAACGCCTGGGATAAGGCTGTTGAAATGGGTGAGCAGTATGGCTACCGCAACGCGCAAACTACCGTAATTGCCCCCACCGGCACTATAGGCCTGGTGATGGATTGCGATACTACCGGCATTGAGCCTGATTTTGCTTTGGTTAAGTTTAAAAAACTATCGGGTGGCGGTTATTTTAAAATAATAAACCAGGCGGTGCCCGAAGCTTTAAGCAATTTGGGTTATACCGAACACGAGGTTACTACCATTGTAAACTATGCTAAGGGTGCCGCTACGTTAAAAGGTTCCCCTCATATTAATATTGAAACTTTAAAAGGTAAAGGCTTTACCGATGACGAGCTGGAGAAACTGGACAAAGGGCTGTTAGCTGCTTTTGAGATCGGCTTTGCTTTCAACATCTGGACAATTGGCGAGGATTGCTTTAAACGCCTTGGCTTTAAGCCCGAACAATATAATGCGCCAGACTTTAATGTACTGCGGGCATTGGGTTTTAGCCGCAAGGAAATAGCCGAAGCTAATGAGTACATCTGCGGCACCATGACCATTGAGGGCGCCCCTTATTTAAAAACCGAACATTACCCCATATTTGACTGTGCCAATAAATGCGGTTTAAAAGGCGAACGTTATATCCACTCGCACGGGCATATAAAAATGATGGCGGCGGCGCAACCGTTCCTATCGGGTGCTATTTCAAAAACCATTAACCTGCCTAATGAGGCTAATGTTGATGAGATAAAAGATTGTTATGAGCTATCATGGCAGCTGGGCTTAAAGGCAAATGCGCTTTACCGTGATGGTTGTAAATTATCGCAGCCGCTATCGACCAAATCAGACACTAAAGAAGAGAAAGAGGCTGTAAGTGATGAAAAGCTGGAAACCGTGGAAGAAGTTTTAGGACAAGCCGCCAATGTGAAACTAAGCGATTTAACCAGCGAACAAGTGATAGAGGCGGCCATGGCGATCATGGAAAAATCAAAAGACACCAACTTTATGCGCCAGCTATCGCGCGTGGTGCAAAAGAAGAGCCTGCCGTTTAAACGCAGGGGATATACACAAAAGGCAAGTATTGACGGGCAAACGGTATTTGTACGTACAGGCGAATACGAAGATGGCACACTGGGTGAAATATTTGTAGATATGCACAAGGAAGGCGCCACTTTCCGCTCGCTGATGAACTGCTTTGCTATTGCTGTTTCAGTTGGCTTGCAATATGGTGTACCGCTTGAAGAATACGTGGAGAAATTTACTTTTACCCGCTTTGAACCGGCGGGTATGGTGGTTGGCCATGCCAACATAAAAAGCGCTACATCCATAATTGATTACATTTTCAGGATGCTTGGCTACGAATACCAAAACCGTACGGACCTTGTTCACGTAATAACAGAACAGCAGGGCATTGTTGGCAACTCGCAAATGGACGACAATGATGTTAACCCGGATGAAAGCAACGTTTATCAGCCGGTGGCGGGGAGTAGCAGCGGTGGCAGTAAAAAGCAATTTAGCGTTGATGTAAGTATGGGGGTACAAAGCGACGCCCCGGCCTGCAATAACTGCGGACATACCACCATCCGCTCAGGCACTTGTTATAAATGTTTGAATTGCGGCACTTCGATGGGATGCAGTTAAGGAGAGGTGAAAGGATAAAGGTTAAAGGCGAAAGGCAAAGAAGCGAAAGGTAATGACTAATGACGGATGACCAATGACCTTCTGAAAAAGGCGTTTTGTGTTCAGTTTTATAGTTTAATTTTAGTTAGCCCCGGAGTAGTTTACCGGGGCTTTTTTATGCGAAAAAATCACGGCCACGGGGATCAACCCGCTGCTGATTGCTTTTAAATTTTGCTGATACGCAAGTCTGTCCGAAAAAAAATTACTTTTATTGTGGAATAATGAGCTGTTATGCATCTACAGGTTAAGTAATTAAATTTAAGCAATGCTAACATCCACAGTTAACCTGAACATTTATGACCATTCTACCTTTTAAAACACTGAAATACCTATCCGTTGTATGTTTTGTTGTTTGTTTTACCGCGGTAAATGCGCAGGTGAAGTACGAAAGGCTTGGCTTCCGGATTGACTCATTAGCGAATGTTGGCTTACCCAAATCAGCGCTTAAAGAAGTGGATAGACTTGACGCAATGGCGCGTGCTGATAAAAATGCACCGCAGCAGATCAGGGCGGTTATTTACAGGATGACCTTTCAGTCGTATTTGGAGGAAGACGCGTTAGTAGCTATTATAAGCCGGTTAAAAGCTGATATTGCGCAGGCTAAGTTTCCGGTGCAACCTGTATTGCAATCCTTACTTGCCGAAACATACTGGAAATATTACCAGCAAAACCGCTATAAATTTAACCAGCGGAGCCGGCTTTTACAGGCGGATACCGATTTTACCAAATGGGACCTGCAAACCATAATTGCCGAAACCGGTAATCTATATGGGTTATCACTGGCTGATGCCAAAAGGGAACAGGATACGCCTTTAGCGATGCTTAATGGGGTTTTGGACGGCGATACTTCCACCCGTTATTTGAGGCCAACTTTATATGACCTGCTGGTACAGCGCGCCCTTGATTTTTACCTAACCGATGAGCCGGGACTAACCCGGCCCAAATTGCCTTTTTTGTTAAATGATCCTGCCCTTTTTGGCGACAGCCGGGGTTTTATAAACTTAACCATCAATACCACCGATACGGCATCAACCTGGTACCAGGGGATAAAATATTTACAACAGGCTACGGCTTTTCATTTGCAGGCAAACCAGCAGGAAGCGCTCGCGGATATCGACCTGCAAAGGCTTAAGTTTTTATATTCAAAGGCAAGTGTTCCCAATAAAGACTCCCTTTACCTGGCAGCCCTGGATAAAACGGCAAAAACTTTCGCCGATAATCCAATCAGCAGCGAAGCTTTGGTATTACAGGGCACTTATTATAAAGAGCAGGACAGCCTGAAAACCGCTTATAACTATTTTAAAAAAGCAGAAGGGGCCTACCCTGAAAGTTTAGGCGGTAAAAATGCGGCTGCTTTAATAGAAAATATCAAGGCAAAGGAAATCTCGGCCAAGGTCGAAGAAGTTAATATTCCCAACAAACCTATTCTTGCGCTGCTTACTTACAGGAATCTCACTTCGGCGGGCATCGCAATTTACCGGCTATCTGAAGATCAGCTCAAAAAATACAATACCTTAAGCACCACGCCCGATGTAAATTATGCAGACATCACGAAACGCAAATTCAACTTCCTAAGGACGCTAAAGCCCACAAAAACTGATGAAATAAACTGGGCCGATGCCGGGGACTACCGCACACACAGTTTTGAGTTTAAAATAGCTGCGCTTGCACCCGGTAACTATGTATTAATAGCCAGAGATAAGGCAAGCAATGATGAATCCTTAACAGAAATGACCGAATTTAAGATTAGCGCCTTAGCTT of Mucilaginibacter xinganensis contains these proteins:
- a CDS encoding vitamin B12-dependent ribonucleotide reductase; this encodes MGNDIDKKTTTENDKGLKIERYFTKEGISVFDLFKYEKRSSVIRNPSGDAVFEMNDVEVPATWSQVATDILAQKYFRKAGVPLSDGSTGSERSIKQVANRMAKCWKEWGMRYGYFASPKDAEIFYDEIVYTIAGQLAAPNSPQWFNTGLHNSYGITGKPQGHYYVDPTTKELSKSTSAYERPQPHACFILSVDDDLVNEGGIMDLWVREARIFKYGSGVGTNYSKIRGDNEKLSGGGYSSGLMSFLKIGDRAAGAIKSGGTTRRAAKMVCLDLDHPEIEDFVNWKVEEEKKVAALIAAGYSSDYEGEAYKTVSGQNSNNSVRIPNSFFKALKEGKPWDLTSRMTGKAIKSVSSQKLWDDIAFAAWACADPGVQFDSTINEWHTCPEGGRINASNPCSEYMFLDNTACNLASINLAHFFDPKTRIFDVKGFEHACRIWTIVLEISVLMAQFPSKEVAQLSYDYRTLGLGFANLGSALMVNGIPYDSKKARAIGGAITAIMTGTAYATSAEMARELGTFSRYEDNKQHMLRVMRNHRYAAYNSTGNYEGLEIAPPGIEQADCPDYLLSAACNAWDKAVEMGEQYGYRNAQTTVIAPTGTIGLVMDCDTTGIEPDFALVKFKKLSGGGYFKIINQAVPEALSNLGYTEHEVTTIVNYAKGAATLKGSPHINIETLKGKGFTDDELEKLDKGLLAAFEIGFAFNIWTIGEDCFKRLGFKPEQYNAPDFNVLRALGFSRKEIAEANEYICGTMTIEGAPYLKTEHYPIFDCANKCGLKGERYIHSHGHIKMMAAAQPFLSGAISKTINLPNEANVDEIKDCYELSWQLGLKANALYRDGCKLSQPLSTKSDTKEEKEAVSDEKLETVEEVLGQAANVKLSDLTSEQVIEAAMAIMEKSKDTNFMRQLSRVVQKKSLPFKRRGYTQKASIDGQTVFVRTGEYEDGTLGEIFVDMHKEGATFRSLMNCFAIAVSVGLQYGVPLEEYVEKFTFTRFEPAGMVVGHANIKSATSIIDYIFRMLGYEYQNRTDLVHVITEQQGIVGNSQMDDNDVNPDESNVYQPVAGSSSGGSKKQFSVDVSMGVQSDAPACNNCGHTTIRSGTCYKCLNCGTSMGCS